A stretch of DNA from Cellulomonas fengjieae:
CGCGCCCGCGTTGGAGGGAGGGCGGCTGGGCGTGGTGCGGTCCGCGGCTCGTCGTCGTCGGGTGGTCCGGCGGGCCACGGAGTCGTTCGCCGCCGTCGGTGTGGTGGGGGCGCTGGGGGTGGGCCTGTGGTTCGGGCTGGGGCAGTCGGCGCCGGACCCGGTGGTGCCGGTCGAGACCCCGACGGTCACCCCGACGCCGACGCCGGAACCCAGCGCGACGCCGACGCCCACACCGACGCCGACCGGGCCACCGACGCGCGCGGACTCGATCGACGACGCGACCGTGGTCGCCAGGCTGAGCGCTCCGCGCACCGGGGAGGTCTGGACGACACCCGTGCGCGCGCCCGAGCAGGACGCTCTCCTGCCGTCGGACGACTTCCCGGGCTGGACCGTCTACCTGGTGGGCAGCCGCGCAGACGCGTCGATCTATCTCGGGGTGTCCCCGTGGTCGGGGCCGCAGTACGGCCCGGGTGCGGAGGCGTTGTTCGAGGTGGACGCATCGGGCGCGCGGCTGATCGCGTGCCCCAGCGCACGCACGGGCGACCCGTGCGTCGATCCCGACGGCGCCGTACCGATCGCGCGCGACGAAGCGACCTTCTACGACACGCTCACGCTTCCGGAGTCCCTCGACCTCGGGGGGTTCGTGGTCACGACGGCGGGCGCCCGCGAGCAGGCGAGCCCGCACTTCCTGGGGCGTGCCGTGCAGCTCGAGGGGCCGCCCTTCGAGATCCGCACCGTGCGCGCGCTCGGCTCGCTCGCCGTGGTGGAGCGCTCGGAACCCTCCGAGATCTCGGGCCTCATCAACCTCTCCTACGGGGTGCTGACTCCGTTCGGCTCCTTCGTGCAGCTGTTCCCAGGTGACGTCCCCGGGGGCGACTTCGGTGACATCACGTGGGACGACGGCGTCACCCGCGGCGAGGTCGACGAATGGACCAGTGGGCCCGGGTCAGGCAGCTGCTCGTGGTGGGCGTACTCGCGCGAGCAGCACCACGCCGCAGAGCAGTGGCGCGAGGGGGGCACGACGGCCGACGGCCGCCGGGTGTGGATCCCGGCCGCGGGTGGCAACCCGTTGTCACGCACCGTGCGGGCCTGGCACGAGGCGAGGGCCCAGGCCGCGGGGGAGGAGTACCCGTACCCGACCGACGACGCCTTCCTCCAGGCGAACGCCCTGTTCGCGATCCAGGGGCCGGGCGGCGAGTGGCTCGTCGGCGGGCGGGGCGACGCGCTGTCGTGGGCGTGTGCCTAGCGTGACGGTGCCTCCGTCGCGGTGGGCGGCTCCGTCGTCACCGTCGCGTCCGGGAGCCGGTCCGGTGCGATGTCCGCCGCCTTCGTCGACACCCGGTGCAGCACCCACTCGAACGGGCCGCGCCCGACCGAGACGGCCCACAACCAGCACAGCCCGACCGTGATGACGAGGAAGGCGAGCCACCCGGGGACCGTCGCGTCGTAGACCACGCCCCGGCCGAGCAGGGCGATCGCGACGATGTGCAGCGTGTACGCGGTGAGCGCGAGCGAGCCCACGGCGGCCAGGGGGGCGAGCGCACGGGGCCAGCGGGCGGCCACCGCGAGGGAGACGGCGAGCACCAGGGCCGCGACACCGACGTTGCCGACCACCTCGAACGTCGTCGACGAGTGCGGTTCGGCGGTCGCGAGGCCGTCCGGCCAGCGCAGGGTGTGCCGGGCGACCCAGGAGCCGCCGTGCCCGAGCACCACCAGGCCGGCGCCGACCGCGGCGCCGGCCGCCTGCAGCCTGCCGGAGCGCAGGTCGCTGCGGCCGATCGCCAGGCCCACCAGGACGTAGGCCATCCACACGATCGCGGGGTAGTAGTGCCCGACCGTGATCTCCGTGAGCAGCGTCGGCCTGCCGTCGAGGGCGGCGGCGAGCCACTGGCCGAGCGGCGGCCCGACGACGGCGACCACGCCGGCCGCCACGAGCAGGGCCGCGCGGGACCAGCGCAGGGCCACGCACCCCAGGGCGAACAGCAGCCCGTAGGTGGGCAGGATGACGGCGACCGGCGTCGCGAGCAGCACGAGCAGCGCCCCGAGGGCGAAGAGCAGCAGCGCGCGCACGAGGATGCGCATCCTCGCCTGGACGAGCCGGATGCCCGTCACGGGCCGGGTGCCGCCGGACAGCAGGGCCAGCGAGACACCCGCGAGCACGACGAACAGGGACGCGGGCCGACCGTCCGCGAGCTGGGCGAAGCCCCCCGGTGGCACGGGGCCGTGGTCGTCCGGGCCGACGTGCGCGGTCATCATCCCGAGTACCGCGAGCCCCCGGGCGACGTCGATCCCCACGATCCGGCGCATGCTCGGATCGTAGCGACCCGCGTGATCTCGCATGTCGAAACGGTTCGTTCCAATTGTTGAACTGCGAGCCTCTGAGGTGGTTACAGTGCGAGGTGAACTCCCCGACGCACCCCGACGTGTACACCCACGGGCACCACGAGTCCGTGCTGCGCTCGCACCGGTGGCGCACGGCCGAGAACTCGGCGGGGTACCTGCTGCCGGTCCTGGTGCCGGGGTCCAGCCTCCTCGACGTCGGCTGCGGTCCCGGCTCGGTGACCATCGACCTCGCGGCCCGGCTCGCGCCCGGTCGCGTCGTCGGCGTCGACACGTCCGCGGCCGTCGTCGAGATCGCACAGAAGGCGGCCGCAGACACGGGTGCCGCCAACGTGACGTTCCAGGTGGCCGACGCCTACGAGCTGCCGTTCCCCGACGACGCCTTCGACGTCGTGCACGCCCACCAGGTGCTCCAGCACCTCACCGACCCCGTGACCGCGCTGCGGGAGATGCGCCGCGTCACGCGCCCGGGGGGCGTTGTCGCGCTGCGCGACGCCGACTACTCCGGGATGACCTGGTACCCGCCGTCGACCGGTCTCGACGAGTGGCTCGCGCTCTACCACGAGGTCACGCAGGCCAACGGGGCGGAGGCGAACGCCGGTCGCAAGCTCCTCTCCTGGGTGCACGAGGCGGGGTTCGACCCCGCGGGCGTCGTGCCGGGTGCGGGCACCTGGTGCTACGCGACGCCCGAGGACCGCGCGTGGTGGGCGGGGCTGTGGGCGGACCGGTCCGTCGCGTCCGACTTCGCCCGGCAGGCGATCGCGCACGGTCTGGCCGACGAGGTCGGTCTGGAGCTGCTGGCCGACGCCTGGCGCGAGTGGGGCGACGAGCCCGACGGCTGGTTCGCGGTGCTGCACGGTGAGGTGCTCGCGCGCGCCTGAACTAGGGTGACGACGTGCGCATCGCGAGGTTCACCACCGGGGGAGATCCCCGCTACGCCCTGGTCGACGGAGCTCCCGGCTCGGAGGAGCTCGTGGTCATCACGGGTGACCCGCTCTACACGCCCGTGCAGCCCACCGGCGAGCAGATCAAGCTCGACGACGACAGCGTCCGGCTGCTGGCACCGGTCATCCCGCGCTCCAAGATCATCGGCGTGGGCCGCAACTACGCCGAGCACGCCGCCGAGATGGGCAACGAGATCCCGGTCGCTCCGCTGCTGTTCCTCAAGCCGAACACGTCGATCATCGGACCCGACGACCCGATCGTCCTGCCGGACTGGACCGAGCACGTCGAGCACGAGGCCGAGCTGGCCATCGTGATCGGCAAGGTCACCAAGGACGTCCCGCCGGACCGCGCCCTGGAGCACGTCTTCGGTTACACCGTGGCCAACGACGTCACCGCGCGCGACGCCCAGAAGGCCGACTCCCAGTGGGCGCGCGCCAAGGGGTTCGACGGCTCGTGCCCGATCGGCCCGTGGATCGTGCCCGGCCTGGACGTCGACGACCTCTACGTCCGCGCCCGCGTGAACGGCGAGACCAAGCAGGACGGCCGCACCTCGCAGATGATCTTCGACGCCGCCTACCTCGTCTCCTACGCGTCCGAGGCGTTCACGCTCCTGCCCGGCGACCTCATCCTCACCGGCACCCCGGCCGGCGTGAGCCCGATCGTGGACCGGGACATCGTCGAGGTCGAGGTCGAAGACATCGGCGTCCTGCGCAACCCGGTGCTGCGCCGCCACTGACCCCCGGCTCTGCCGGCCCGCCGAACGAAAAGAGAACCGTGGACATCGAGGGTGTCGCTGTGGAGACCACCGCGATCGAGGGCCTGCTCGTCTTCCGACTGAAGCAGGTCGAGGACCCGCGGGGGACCGTGCGCGAGTTCTACCGCGCCTCGCAGTGGCAGCACGACGAGCTGGCGTCCCGGGTCGACGGCCCGTGGGCCCAGGTGAACATCACCGAGAGTCGGCGCGGTGCCATCCGCGGGCTGCACGGCGAGGCCATGAACAAGCTCGTCGGCATCGTCTCGGGCAGCGCGCTGGGCGCCTACCTGGACGCGCGGGAGGACTCGCCGACCTACGGGACGGTGCACACCGTCGCCCTGGAGAAGGGCACGCAGGTCTTCGTGCCCAAGGGCGTCTGCAACGGCTTCCAGTCGCTGTCCGACGAGACGCAGTACCTCTACTGCTTCGACACGGAGTGGCGCCCGGGGATGCCGGGGACCGCCTTCAACCCGCTGAGCCCGGACCTCGGGATCGAGTGGCCCGTGCCCGTGGACGTCGAGGACCCGGCGCAGGTCTCGGTCAAGGACCGCAGCGCCACCGTCTGGACCGCGGCGAAGGCGTGACCCCGCGCCAGTAACCTGGGGTCTGTGACTTCCTCCGCCGTACGCGTCCGCTTCTGCCCCTCGCCCACCGGGACGCCGCACGTCGGCCTCATCCGCACGGCGCTGTTCAACTGGGCGTACGCCCGCCACACGGGCGGCACGTTCGTGTTCCGCATCGAGGACACGGACGCGGCGCGCGACTCGCAGGAGTCCTACCTCCAGCTGCTGGACGCGCTGCGCTGGCTCGGCCTGGACTGGGACGAGGGCGTCGAGGTGGGCGGGCCGCACGAGCCCTACCGGCAGTCGCAGCGGATGGACCTGTACGCCGACGTCGTCCGGCGGCTGGTCGAGGGCGGGTACGCCTACGAGTCGTTCTCCACGCCCGACGAGATCGAGGCACGCCACAAGGCCGCCGGGCGGGACCCGAAGCTCGGCTACGACGGCGCCGACCGCGACCTGACCGACGAGCAGAAGGCGGCGTTCCGCGCCGACGGCCGCGAGCCGGTCCTGCGCCTGCGGATGCCGGACGAGGACATCACGTTCACGGACCTGGTCCGCGGCGAGGTGACGTTCCGCGCCGGTTCGGTGCCGGACTTCGTCATCGTGCGCGCCAACGGTCAGCCGCTCTACACGCTGGTCAACCCGGTCGACGACGCCCTCATGGGCATCACGCACGTGCTGCGCGGCGAGGACCTGCTCTCCTCGACGCCGCGGCAGATCGCGCTCTACCAGGCGCTGCTCGCGATCGGCGTCGGCTCGGTCGTCCCCGTCTTCGGGCACCTGCCGTCCGTGCTGGGCGAGGGCAACAAGAAGCTGTCCAAGCGGGACCCCGAGTCGAACCTGTTCCTGCACCGCGACCGCGGCTTCACGCCCGAGGGCCTGCTCAACTACCTGGCGCTGCTGGGCTGGTCGATCGGGCCGGACCGCGACATCTTCTCGATGGAGGAGATGGTGGCCGCGTTCGACGCCGCCGACGTGAACCCCAACCCGGCGCGCTTCGACGTCAAGAAGGCGGAGGCCATCAACTCCGCGCACGTGCGCCTGCTCGCGCCGGACGACTTCCGCGACCGGCTCGTGCCGTACCTGCACCGCGGGGGTGTGGTCCCGGCGGACTCGTACGCCGACCTGGCCCCGCAGCACCAGCGGCTGCTCGACGCCGGGGCGCCGCTGATCCAGGAGCGCATCACGCTGCTGGGCGAGGCCGTCGACATGCTCGGGTTCCTGTTCGTGGCGGACGACGAGCTCCAGGTCGCCGACGACGCCCGCGGTGCCCTGCGCGAGGAGTCCGGGTCGGTCCTGGACGCCGCCGCGGCCGCGCTCGAGAACCTCACCGAGTTCACGACGGCGACCACCCAGGAGGCCCTGCAGGCGGCCCTGGTCGAGGGCCTCGGCCTCAAGCCGCGGTTCGCGTTCACCCCGCTGCGGGTGGCCGTGAGCGGGCGCCGGATCTCGCCGCCCCTGTTCGAGTCGATGGAGATCCTGGGCAAGCAGTCCACGCTCGCGCGGATCGCCGCGCTGCGCGCCTCGCTGTGAGGCGGGTCGACGGCGTCCTGTTCGACATCGACGACACCCTCGTCGACACGCTGGGCGCCTTCCGGCACGCGCTGGCGGGGGTGGCCCGCCGCTACCTGCCGGGCCTGCCGGAGGAACGCCACGGCGAGCTCCTGGCGGTGTGGCGGGCCGACGCCGGGGGGCACTACGCGGCCTACACCCGCGGCGAGGTCGGGTTCGCCGAGCAGCGCATGACGCGCGCCAACGAGCTGCACGCGCTGTTCGGCGGCGCGCCCCTGGACGAGGACGCGTACGCGCGGTGGGCGGACGAGTTCGACGAGGACTTCTCGGGGGCGTGGGCGGCGCACCCCGACGCGGGAGCGCTCGTCGACCGGCTGCTCGCTGCGGGCCTCGCCGTCGGTGCGCTGTCGAACGCCGACGTGGCCAAGCAGACGGAGAAGCTCGAGCGAACCGCCCTGCTCGACCGTGTGCCGATGCTCGTCGGCATCGACACCCTGGGGTTCGGCAAGCCCGACCCGCGGGTGTTCCTGGAGGCGTGCCGACGGCTGGGCACGGCCCCCGAGCGGACCGCGTACGTGGGTGACGAGCTGGACGTCGACGCCGTGGCCGCCCGGAAGGCCGGCCTGCTGGGCATCTGGGTGGACCGGCCGGGCGCGCGGCGCACGCCGCTCACGGACGACGAGATCGCGGCGGCCGACGTGGTCGTGATCGAGTCGCTCGGTCAGCTCCCGGACGTGCTGGGCCTCTGACGACGCCCTCGGCGGGGCTCAGCGCAGCCGCGCCCGGTAGCACTCCGTGCGGTAGGGCACGTCGACCCACTCACGCCCGCGCAGGTCGGGGTGGGTGGCGACGAGCTCGTCGACCGCGTCGAGCAGCGCGTCCCGCTCGTCGGGTGGCAGCAGGATCAGGTGGCTGCGGCTCGCCGCGAGGCCGCGCAGCTGGTCCGTGCGCAGCCGCTGGGTCCAGCGGAAGGTCGCGTGCTCGGTGGGCGTGAACGCGTCCCCGAGCACCGGGTCGCGGTAGCTGGTATCGAGGCTGTCGCCCCGGTGCACGATCTCCGTCCACCGCGCGACCCAGTCCGTCGCCTCGTCGCGGACGTTCCAGATCGGGGCCACCTGACCCCCGGGCCGCAGCACCCGCGCGATCTCGGCGGCGGCCGCCGCCGGGTCCACCCAGTGCCAGGCCTGCGCGATGGTCACGGCGTCCACGGACGCGTCCGGCAGGCCCGTGCGCTCCGCCGTCCCGGGCCGGACGTCGACCGAGGGGTGTGCCGCGCCCAGCTCGGCCCGCATCGCGTCCGACGGCTCGACGGCGACGACGTGCCAGCCCAGCGCGACCAGCCGCCCGGTGAGCTTGCCGGTCCCGGCGCCCAGGTCGAGGACGTCACGCGCGTCCGCGGGCACCGCCCAGCGCACGGCCTCGTCCGGGTAGCCGGGACGGGTGGCCTGGTAGACGGCCGCCGCCTGGTCGAACGAGGCGGCGCGGTCGGCCCGGTCGTCGGTGCTCATGGCACCGATCGTGCCGCGACCGGCCGGGTCACGCCTCCGGCAGCGGGTCCAGGTACTCGAGCGCCGCCGCGTGCAGCCGGCCGTTGGACACCAGCGCCGAGCCGCCGAAGGGGCCGGGGACGCCCCGGATCGAGGTGAACATCCCGCCGGCCTCCGTGACGATCGGCACGAGCGCCGCCATGTCGTGCAGGGCGAGCTCCGGCTCGGCCGACAGGTCCACCGCCCCCTCGGCGACGAGCACGTGCGACCAGAAGTCGCCGTAGGCGCGGGTCCGCCAGGTGCGCCTGGTCAGGCCGAGGAACGCGTCGAGCTGTCCGCGCTCCTCCCACCCGCTCAGCGAGGAGTAGGACAGGGACGCGTCCTCGAGGCGGTCGACGCCGGACACCCGCAGCTGGCTCGCGGCCGCGAGCGACTTGCCGGTCCACGCGCCGTTGCCCTGTGCGGCCCACCACCGCCTGCCGAGGGCCGGCGCGCTGACCAGGCCGACCACCACCTGGTCACCGTCCAGGAGCCCGATGAGCGTGGCCCAGACCGGGACCCCCCGCACGAAGTTCTTGGTCCCGTCGATCGGGTCGATGACCCAACGGCGCGGCCCGTGGCCCGTGTCGCCCAGCTCCTCGCCGTGCACCGCGTCGCGCGGCCGCGCCCGGGACAGCTGGCCCCGGACGATCTCCTCGGCGGTCTTGTCGGCGTCGGAGACCGGCGTCAGGTCCGGCTTCGTCTCGACCCGCAGGTCCTGCGACTTGAACCGGGACATGGTCAGCGAGTCGACCTGGTCCGCGATCACGTGGGCGAGGCGCAGGTCGTCGTCGTACCCAGGTCGCAGGCTCATGCCGACACGGTAGTGGGTCGCGTCACGGACGAGCGGGCTCCCGGCTGTCCGGCTCCCCGGAGCCGAGCCGGCTGGCCAGGAGCCGGCGGAACGACTCGACCCGCGCGGTGCGTGCGGCCTGCGTCGTCTCGTCGGGGGAGCCGGCCACCCACTCGTCGAGCGCGCAGTCGGGGGCGTCGGCGGCGTGCGTGCACCCGCGCGGGCACGCCTGCGCCACCTCGGCCAGGTCCGCGAACGCACCCAGCAGGTGCTGCGGGTCCACGTGCGCGAGCCCGAACGACCGCACGCCGGGGGTGTCGATGACCCACGTCGGCGCGGACGTGCCCGGCACGCGCAGCGCCACCGCCGAGCTCGACGTGTGCCGACCTCGACCGGTCACGTCGTTGACGATGCCCACCGCGCGGTAGGTGCCGGGCACCAGCGCGTTCACCAGCGTGGACTTGCCGACGCCCGAGTGCCCGACCAGCACCGACGTCTTGCCGTCCAGCGCGGCACGCAGGTCCTCGAGACCGTGGACGATCCGACCGCCCTCGGACTTCTCCGCGCTGGTGACCACCACCTCGACCCCGATCGGCGCGTACATGCCCACCAGCTCCGCCGGGTCCGCCAGGTCCGCCTTGGTGAGGGCGAGCAGGGCGTCCATGCGGGCGTCGTAGGCGGCGGCGACGCAGCGGTCGATCATCCGGGTCCGCGGCTCGGGGTCGGCCAGGGCGGTGACGATCACGAGCTGGTCGGCGTTGGCGACGATGATCCGCTCGACGGGATCGGTGTCGTCGGCGGTCCGCCGCAGCACGGTCCGGCGCTCCGCGATGCGCACGATCCGCGACAGGGAGCCGTCGTCGCCGGAGGTGTCACCGACGATGTCGACGCGGTCGCCCGGGACCACCCGGTTGCGGCCCAGCTCGCGGGCCTTCATCGCGACGGCGACCCGCTCGTCGGGCCCGTCGGGGTCGACGAGGATCGAGTACCGCCCGCGGTCCACCGCGGTGACCAGCGCCGTCTCGGCATCGGCGTGCTCCGGGCGCTGCTTGGTCCGGGGACGGGACCCCCGCCCGGGGCGGATCCGCACGTCCCGCTCGTCGTAGCGACGGTTCACCATCAGACCGGCACGGCCGATCCGGCCAGCATGCCGTCCCAGAGCCCCACGAAGCCCGGGAGCGTCTTGGCGGTGGTCGCGACGTCCTCCACCTCGACGCCCGGCACGCGCAGGCCGATGAGCGCGCCCGCGGTGGCCATCCGGTGGTCCTCGTACGTGTGCCACGTGCCCGCGGACAGCGGGCGCGGCGTGATGACCAGGCCGTCCGCCGTCTGCTCAGCCTGACCGCCCAGCCGCGTGATCTCCGCCGCGAGCGCCGCCAGCCGGTCGGTCTCGTGACCGCGCAGGTGGGCGATGCCGCGCAGCCGCGTGGGGGAGTCGGCCAGCGTGGCCAGGGCCGCGATCGTCGGCGCGACCTCGCCCGCGGCGTGCAGGTCGAGGTCGACGCCGTGGATGCGCCCGGTCCCGGTCGCGCTCAGCACGTCGCCGTCCAGCCGCGTCGAGCCGCCCATGCGCTCCAGGATGCCCGGCAGGAGCCCGCCGGGCTGCGTCGTGCTCGTCGGCCAGCCCGGCACGCGCACCGTGCCGCCGGCCACGAGGGCCGCGCACAGGAACGGGGCGGCGTTCGACAGGTCGGGCTCCACGCGCACGTCACGACCGGTGATCGGGCCCGGGGACACCTGCCAGATGGCGGGGCGCGAGTCGTCGACCACGACGCCCGCCTCGCGCAGCAGCGCGACGGTCATCTCGATGTGGGGCAGGCTCGGCAGCGTCCGGCCGGTGTGCCGCAGGGTCAGCCCGCGCTCGAACCGGGCGGCGGCGAGCAGCAGCCCCGAGACGAACTGGCTCGACTCCGACGCGTCCACGTCGACCTGTCCGCCACCCACCGAGCCGCGACCGTGCACGGTGAAGGGCAGGTGCCCGACGCGGCCGTGCTCGTCGACCCGGACACCGAGGGTGCGCAGCGCCGCCACGACCGGTCCCATCGGCCGCGTGCGCGCCGCGTCGTCGCCGTCGAACCGCACCGGACCGTCGGCGAGCGCGGCGACGGCGGGCAGGAACCGCATGACGGTCCCGGCCAGGCCGCAGTCGACGTCGGCGCCGCCGGCGACGGGGCCGGGCGTGACCACCCAGTCGCCGCCGTCGTCGTCGATCCGCGCACCCAGCGAGGTCAGCGCGGCCGCCATCAGGAGCGTGTCGCGCGAGCGCAGCGCTCCGCGCAGGCGTCCGGGGGCTTCGGCGAGCGCGGCCAGCACGAGGTACCGGTTGGTGAGCGACTTCGATCCGGGCACGTCCACCAGGGCGTCGAGCGGGCCACCGGCGAGCGGTGCGGTCCAGAGGTCCATGGCACCCAGGCTAGTGCGGTGCCGCGGACCCCCGGCGGACGTCTCAGTCCGACGCCGCCTTGGCGGCTGCGTGCTCGCTGCGCGCCTTCTGGAGGCGCCAGCTGATCCCGGGGCGTCCCTCGAGGTCCACGCCGGCGATCAGGGCGCCGCCGGTGAAGGCCAGCGCCCGCACGAACCGGTCCCGCCGGGCCTTGCGCACGGCGGGGTCCTCGGTGCGCAGTCGCTTGGTCGGCAGGTTCGTCAGGATCAGCGGGACGGTCAGCGCGGCGAGTGCCAGGGCGGCGGTCCGCGGCGCCTTGCCGACGGCGAGCAGGACGCCCGCCCCGGCGAGGGCGGCCCCGTGCGCCTGCACGATCGAGGTCAGCTGACGCTCGGTGAGCTCGCGGCCCAGCGCCTGGCCGGCGGGACCTTGACGGGCGGGCTCCGGCAGCCGGGAGCGCAGTGTGGTCAGCGACGCACGGGCCTCGGCGGCGTGCGCGGCGGGATGCCGGACGACGTCGAGTCCTTCCGTGACGAACCACGAGGCGAACAGGGGTCGGGCGAGACGACGCAACAGCACGGAAGCTCCTCCTCCTACAGGGCGCCGCCGGCGGCGGACGGCGCGTCGGCGGACTCGCCACCGTCGCCGATCTGCTCGCGGGCGACGTAGTTCTCGAGGTCGAACAGGTTGTCGCCGGCACGGGTGGCGACGGTGAGCAGGGTGGTGGCCGAGGCGACCTCCTCCACCTGCTCCTTGAGGAACCACAGCAGGAACTGCTCGCCCAGGGCGTCACCCTCGGCCCGCGCGGCCGCGAAGATCGCCTCGATCTGCGCGGTCACCTGCTTCTCCTGCCGCAGGGCCAGGCCGATGGGCTCGGTGACCTGGGAGAAGTCGTTGCGCACGGCGCTGCCGGCGGGGATCTCGACACGCAGGTCCCGGTCGAGCAGGTACTGCACGATCATCAGCGCGTGGTTGCGCTCCTCGATCGCCTGCCGGTAGTAGTGCCGGGCCAGCTGGGGCAGGTCCTGGCCGTCGAACCACACCGCGATCGCCACGTACTGCTGGTGGGCGTCGAACTCGTGGCCGATCTGCTCGCGCAGGAGGCGCAGGAACGTGGAGTCGTCGGTGCCGCTGGTCATGGCGCCAACCTAGTGCGCGCTCGGCGCGTCCGCGACGGAGGGAATGGCTCGCGCCCGCGCGCCGTTGATCCACTCATGAGCTGTGCTACCGCGACTCCACCTGCGACGTCGTCCGCGACGGGGTGGGCGATCGGCATCCCCGTGGACACTCTTCCGCCCGGGCGGCCCGCGCAGATGCAGGCGAATCGGGTGAACCTCGCGTGGCCGGCGCCGGTCGGTGGTCCCCAGCCCGCGGGGCTAGGCTCGACAGCGATGAGCGAGGACACGAACCGGGCCCCCGAGTCCGAGGACGACGGGGCACGGACCGAGAGGTTCGAGGCCGAGGCGCTGGTCTACCTGGACCAGCTCTACGGCGCTGCCATGCGGATGACGCGCAACCCCGCGGATGCCGAGGACCTGGTCCAGGAGACGTTCGCCAAGGCGTTCGCCGCGTTCCACCAGTACCGTCCGGGCACCAACCTCAAGGCGTGGCTGTACCGCATCCTCACCAACACGTACATCAACTCGTACCGCAAGAAGCAGCGCGAGCCGCAGCAGTCCCGGTCCGAGGAGATCGAGGACTGGCAGCTGGCGCGTGCTGAGTCGCACACGTCGAGGGGCCTGCGTTCCGCCGAGGCAGAGGCGCTCGACCACCTCCCGGACTCCGACGTGAAGGACGCGCTGCAGCGCCTGCCCGAGGAGTTCCGGATCGCGGTGTACCTCGCGGACGTCGAGGGCTTCGCGTACAAGGAGATCGCCGAGATCATGGGGACGCCGATCGGGACGGTGATGTCCCGGCTGCACCGCGGTCGCGCACAGCTGCGCGAGCTGCTGTCGGACTACGCGCGCGGGCGGGGCCTGGTCGCGGTGGCCCCCACCGCACCGGAGGGCGAACGATGACCGACTGGCGAGAGGCCGCTGACGAGTCCGAGCTGCCCGTGCCGGGCAACTGCGACAACACGTGCAAGGACGCGCTCGACCGGTTGTGGGAGTACCTCGACGCCGAGCTGGGCCCGCTCGACGCGGCGACCGTCCGGGCGCACCTGACGGAGTGCGACGGGTGCCTGGAGGAGTACGACGTCGACCTCGTCGTGAAGACCCTGGTGCGCCGCGGGTGCCAGGAGGCGGCTCCGCCGAGCCTGCGCCTGCGCATCCACGAGCAGCTGACGGTCATGCGCGTCACCCAGGACTGAGCCACCCCACGGACGAACGAAGGCCCGGAGCAGCAGCTGCTGCTCCGGGCCTTCGTACTGCGCGGGCTACCGCTCGCCGAACGCTCAGGCGTTGGGACGGTTGCCGTGGTTCGCGGCGCTGCCCTTGCGGGAACGGCGCTTGCGGCCTCGCTTGCTCATGGGATCTTCCTTCGTCGACGTTCCGGGGACGGCGCCCGTGCTGCGCGCCGGACTCGCCCCATCGTCCCACACCTCCCGCGTCCTCAAGTGCACGGGCCGCGCGTCCGATATCCAGTGCGTGAGTCAGCCGACGCAGTCCGTCATCCCGTTCCTGCACGCCCTCGCGAGCACGGGCGGCTCCGACCTGCACTGCAAGGTCGGCTCCGCGCCACGGGTCCGCGTCGACGGCCGACTACGCAAGCTGCAGGTCCCGGACCTCAAGCCCGCGGATACCGAGCGCATGCTCGAGGAGGTCCTCCCCGACGAGCTCGTGGAGCCGTTCCGCCAGAACCACGAGGCCGACTTCGCGTTCTCCGTGTCCGGGGTGGGCCGGTTCCGCGTCAACGCCTACCAGGCGCGCGGCACGTACGGCCTGGTCTTCCGTCGGGTCGCGGTCGGCGCCCAGTCGCTGGCCGAGCTCGCGCTCCCGGAGGTCATCGGCGAGCTGGCCCTGGAGCCG
This window harbors:
- a CDS encoding HAD family hydrolase — protein: MRRVDGVLFDIDDTLVDTLGAFRHALAGVARRYLPGLPEERHGELLAVWRADAGGHYAAYTRGEVGFAEQRMTRANELHALFGGAPLDEDAYARWADEFDEDFSGAWAAHPDAGALVDRLLAAGLAVGALSNADVAKQTEKLERTALLDRVPMLVGIDTLGFGKPDPRVFLEACRRLGTAPERTAYVGDELDVDAVAARKAGLLGIWVDRPGARRTPLTDDEIAAADVVVIESLGQLPDVLGL
- a CDS encoding dTDP-4-dehydrorhamnose 3,5-epimerase family protein — translated: METTAIEGLLVFRLKQVEDPRGTVREFYRASQWQHDELASRVDGPWAQVNITESRRGAIRGLHGEAMNKLVGIVSGSALGAYLDAREDSPTYGTVHTVALEKGTQVFVPKGVCNGFQSLSDETQYLYCFDTEWRPGMPGTAFNPLSPDLGIEWPVPVDVEDPAQVSVKDRSATVWTAAKA
- a CDS encoding heparan-alpha-glucosaminide N-acetyltransferase domain-containing protein, encoding MRRIVGIDVARGLAVLGMMTAHVGPDDHGPVPPGGFAQLADGRPASLFVVLAGVSLALLSGGTRPVTGIRLVQARMRILVRALLLFALGALLVLLATPVAVILPTYGLLFALGCVALRWSRAALLVAAGVVAVVGPPLGQWLAAALDGRPTLLTEITVGHYYPAIVWMAYVLVGLAIGRSDLRSGRLQAAGAAVGAGLVVLGHGGSWVARHTLRWPDGLATAEPHSSTTFEVVGNVGVAALVLAVSLAVAARWPRALAPLAAVGSLALTAYTLHIVAIALLGRGVVYDATVPGWLAFLVITVGLCWLWAVSVGRGPFEWVLHRVSTKAADIAPDRLPDATVTTEPPTATEAPSR
- a CDS encoding fumarylacetoacetate hydrolase family protein gives rise to the protein MRIARFTTGGDPRYALVDGAPGSEELVVITGDPLYTPVQPTGEQIKLDDDSVRLLAPVIPRSKIIGVGRNYAEHAAEMGNEIPVAPLLFLKPNTSIIGPDDPIVLPDWTEHVEHEAELAIVIGKVTKDVPPDRALEHVFGYTVANDVTARDAQKADSQWARAKGFDGSCPIGPWIVPGLDVDDLYVRARVNGETKQDGRTSQMIFDAAYLVSYASEAFTLLPGDLILTGTPAGVSPIVDRDIVEVEVEDIGVLRNPVLRRH
- a CDS encoding methyltransferase domain-containing protein; translated protein: MNSPTHPDVYTHGHHESVLRSHRWRTAENSAGYLLPVLVPGSSLLDVGCGPGSVTIDLAARLAPGRVVGVDTSAAVVEIAQKAAADTGAANVTFQVADAYELPFPDDAFDVVHAHQVLQHLTDPVTALREMRRVTRPGGVVALRDADYSGMTWYPPSTGLDEWLALYHEVTQANGAEANAGRKLLSWVHEAGFDPAGVVPGAGTWCYATPEDRAWWAGLWADRSVASDFARQAIAHGLADEVGLELLADAWREWGDEPDGWFAVLHGEVLARA
- the gltX gene encoding glutamate--tRNA ligase, whose translation is MTSSAVRVRFCPSPTGTPHVGLIRTALFNWAYARHTGGTFVFRIEDTDAARDSQESYLQLLDALRWLGLDWDEGVEVGGPHEPYRQSQRMDLYADVVRRLVEGGYAYESFSTPDEIEARHKAAGRDPKLGYDGADRDLTDEQKAAFRADGREPVLRLRMPDEDITFTDLVRGEVTFRAGSVPDFVIVRANGQPLYTLVNPVDDALMGITHVLRGEDLLSSTPRQIALYQALLAIGVGSVVPVFGHLPSVLGEGNKKLSKRDPESNLFLHRDRGFTPEGLLNYLALLGWSIGPDRDIFSMEEMVAAFDAADVNPNPARFDVKKAEAINSAHVRLLAPDDFRDRLVPYLHRGGVVPADSYADLAPQHQRLLDAGAPLIQERITLLGEAVDMLGFLFVADDELQVADDARGALREESGSVLDAAAAALENLTEFTTATTQEALQAALVEGLGLKPRFAFTPLRVAVSGRRISPPLFESMEILGKQSTLARIAALRASL